The following proteins are encoded in a genomic region of Rattus rattus isolate New Zealand chromosome 2, Rrattus_CSIRO_v1, whole genome shotgun sequence:
- the Tsen34 gene encoding tRNA-splicing endonuclease subunit Sen34 isoform X2, whose translation MLVVEVANGRSLVWGAEAVQALRERLGVGGRTVGALPRGPRQNSRLGLPLLLLPEEARLLAEIGAVTLVSAPRPDPRNHGLALASFKRQQEQSFQDQSTLAAEARETRRQELLEKIVEGQAAKKQKLEQDSWADEEGQEAGGSEATQGSETSDDGQASAEQEGADSSSPQPGPSNGVTPLPRSALLIQLATARPRPVKAKPLDWRVQSKDWPHAGRPAHELRYSIYRDLWERGFFLSAAGKFGGDFLVYPAIVKPSWVIKTTLGHMKSLSQKKKNRR comes from the exons ATGCTGGTGGTGGAGGTCGCTAATGGCCGCTCGCTGGTGTGGGGAGCCGAGGCGGTGCAGGCGCTGCGGGAGCGCCTGGGAGTCGGGGGACGCACGGTGGGCGCCCTGCCCCGCGGGCCCCGCCAGAACTCGCGCCTGGGCCTTCCGCTTCTGCTGCTGCCTGAAGAAGCCCGGCTCCTGGCGGAGATAGGCGCTGTGACCTTAGTCAGCGCCCCGCGTCCGGATCCCCGCAACCATGGCTTG GCCCTAGCATCGTTCAAACGCCAGCAAGAGCAGAGTTTCCAGGATCAGAGCACTTTGGCAGCAGAGGCCCGGGAGACCCGGCGTCAGGAGCTTCTGGAGAAGATCGTAGAGGGCCAGGCTGCCAAGAAGCAGAAGCTGGAACAGGATTCTTGGGCAGATGAAGAAGGCCAAGAAGCCGGTGGAAGTGAAGCTACCCAAGGAAGTGAGACCAGTGATGATGGTCAGGCTTCTGCGGAGCAGGAAGGAGCAG attctTCATCCCCCCAACCAGGACCTTCAAATGGGGTAACTCCCTTGCCCAGATCAGCCCTGCTTATCCAGCTGGCCACTGCCAGGCCTCGGCCTGTAAAAGCTAAGCCTCTGGACTGGCGTGTGCAGTCCAAAGACTGGCCCCATGCTGGCCGTCCTGCTCATGAGCTTCGCTACAGTATCTACAGAGACCTGTGGGAGAGAGGCTTCTTCCTCAGCGCAGCTGGGAAGTTTGGTGGTGACTTCCTGGTCTATCCTG